In a single window of the Mugil cephalus isolate CIBA_MC_2020 chromosome 6, CIBA_Mcephalus_1.1, whole genome shotgun sequence genome:
- the aatf gene encoding protein AATF yields the protein MAGSFSQQLEELLNPLPKFADPEDDGDEATKAKVTERLDEDDDEDGVGFSALRKHNTSLLSDTDRRYVGKAVSRKQLLMDIEGSDDDDDGEEVEEEDEEEEEEEEEGSIEEGGEDEEDDSMEDEDDDEEEELVDSDSHPNAKMSSKMDSDITFPKGVDFHKLTEGMDELGVSEDDDDGSDEESEGSIEDGGSGDDDDDDEDDDDDDDDEMEEGPVRTFSRDKVDEEVEKGKAVKNQLALWDHLLEGRIKIQKALATSNQLPQPQTLPEFKRLGGTELTGAMKNTHKALKALQRSLLELHDHLLYQNTDTRTIAVGKRADQSEDEEIDSDENKESPVRESGVPKRKLEMSEYPDFMAKRFAAFQPYSNATLQKWHDKTRLTMGKSNKGFGAFERNILTQVEQVLMDNERLVRRTQTKRSEYRVLGKKEASAVMSDNNITEGEVVDQPLKANTHLKDLDEDIFDDDDFYHQLLRELIERKTSAADPNDQVAMGRQWLAIQKLRSKIKKKVDTKASKGRKVRFHIHSKLVNFMAPIDHSSMSDEARSELYRSLFGQNASARE from the coding sequence ATGGCTGGCTCGTTTTCACAACAGCTCGAGGAATTATTAAATCCTTTGCCAAAATTTGCAGATCCAGAGGATGACGGCGATGAGGCGACCAAAGCCAAAGTGACAGAAAGGTTAGATGAGGACGACGATGAAGATGGGGTCGGTTTCAGTGCTCTGCGGAAGCACAACACATCACTGCTTTCTGACACTGACAGACGGTATGTGGGGAAGGCAGTGTCCCGTAAACAACTGTTGATGGATATTGAAggatctgatgatgatgatgacggcgaggaggttgaggaggaggatgaggaagaagaagaagaagaagaagaaggtagtATAGAAGAAGGTGGTGAAGATGAGGAAGACGATTCTatggaggatgaagatgacgacgaggaggaggagttagtGGACAGTGATTCACACCCAAATGCTAAAATGTCCTCTAAGATGGATTCAGACATCACATTTCCTAAAGGAGTGGATTTCCACAAACTAACAGAGGGCATGGACGAACTGGGAGTcagtgaagatgatgatgatggcagcGATGAGGAGTCTGAAGGTAGCATTGAAGATGGAGGttctggtgatgatgatgacgacgacgaagatgatgatgatgatgatgatgatgagatggaAGAAGGACCTGTCCGCACATTTTCCCGCGATAAAGTGGACGAGGAGGTTGAGAAAGGCAAGGCTGTGAAGAACCAGCTGGCTCTGTGGGACCATCTGCTCGAGGGGCGAATCAAAATCCAGAAAGCTCTGGCGACTTCCAACCAGCTCCCACAGCCTCAGACTTTGCCAGAGTTCAAGAGGCTGGGTGGAACTGAGCTCACAGGGGCGATGAAGAACACCCACAAAGCTTTGAAGGCTCTTCAGAGGTCCCTGCTGGAGCTGCACGACCATCTGCTGTACCAAAATACGGACACTAGGACCATCGCTGTGGGGAAGAGGGCAGATCAGAGCGAAGACGAGGAGATCGACAGTGATGAGAACAAAGAAAGCCCAGTGCGGGAGTCTGGAGTGCCCAAACGAAAACTGGAGATGTCAGAATATCCCGACTTCATGGCTAAGCGTTTCGCAGCTTTCCAGCCATACAGCAATGCCACGCTGCAGAAGTGGCACGACAAAACTAGGCTGACTATGGGCAAAAGTAACAAAGGTTTCGGTGCATTTGAAAGGAATATTCTGACCCAGGTTGAGCAGGTGCTGATGGACAATGAAAGGCTCGTGCGGCGGACACAAACCAAGCGCTCTGAGTACAGAGTACTTGGCAAAAAAGAAGCCTCTGCAGTCATGTCTGACAAcaacatcacagagggagaagTGGTAGACCAACCGCTGAAGGCCAACACACATCTGAAAGATCTGGATGAGGACATATTTGATGACGACGACTTCTACCACCAGCTACTGAGGGAGCTGATTGAGCGCAAGACGAGTGCAGCAGACCCCAATGATCAGGTGGCTATGGGCAGGCAGTGGTTGGCCATCCAGAAACTGCGTAGCAAGATCAAGAAGAAGGTGGACACAAAAGCCAGCAAGGGGCGCAAAGTGCGATTCCACATCCACAGTAAGCTAGTGAATTTCATGGCTCCTATTGACCACAGCTCAATGAGCGATGAGGCACGTAGCGAACTGTATCGCAGCCTCTTTGGCCAGAACGCCTCAGCCAGGGAGTGA
- the magoh gene encoding protein mago nashi homolog, with protein MSTSDFYLRYYVGHKGKFGHEFLEFEFRPDGKLRYANNSNYKNDVMIRKEAYVHKSVMEELKRIIDDSEITKEDDALWPPPDRVGRQELEIVIGDEHISFTTSKIGSLIDVNQSKDPEGLRVFYYLVQDLKCLVFSLIGLHFKIKPI; from the exons ATGTCAACAAGCGACTTCTATTTGAGATATTATGTTGGACACAAGGGAAAGTTTGGACACGAGTTCCTTGAATTTGAATTCAGACCTGACG GTAAACTGAGATATGCAAACAACAGTAACTACAAAAATGACGTCATGATCAGGAAAGAG GCATACGTACACAAAAGTGTGATGGAGGAGCTTAAGAGGATCATCGACGACAGTGAAATCACCAAGGAAGACGATGCACTGTGGCCGCCCCCTGACAGAGTTGGCAGACAG GAGCTGGAGATTGTCATTGGGGATGAACACATTTCCTTCACAACTTCCAAAATCGGCTCCCTGATTGACGTCAACCAGTCAAA GGACCCTGAAGGTCTACGTGTGTTCTACTACCTGGTTCAAGATCTGAAATGTCTCGTCTTCAGTCTGATCGGACTTCACTTCAAGATCAAGCCCATCTAA
- the cpt2 gene encoding carnitine O-palmitoyltransferase 2, mitochondrial: MAGLLSVQCLASLRTPGSLIHARSAALGIHTRHYSSKKSSSSEYLHQSVVPSMHYQKSLPRLPIPKLEDTIRRYLAAQKPLLGDDQFRATEKLAQDFQNGVGKQLHEELVAQDKNNKHTSYISGPWFDMYLSARDSVVLNFNPFMSFNPDPKTEYNDQLLRATNMVCSAVRFMKTLRAGLLEPEVFHLNPAKSDTDGFKNLIRWVPSSLSWYGAYMVNAYPLDMSQYFRLFNSTRIPKRGRDELFTDDKGRHLLVMRKGNMYVFDIVDRDGNLVKPAEVQSHFKYILSDSTPAPEFPLGVLTSENRDVWAGLREKLLAAGNAEELRVVDSALFCLCLDDESMRDHIHISHNMLHGDGCNRWYDKSFTIILTKDGQAAINFEHSWGDGVAVLRFQNEVFKDTTEQPLVHPGSAPAAVDSASAVRRLQFNLDGELKNGIKKAKENFDSAVSKLTIDAMEFKKGGKEQLKKSKLSPDAVAQLAFQMGFLRQYGQTVATYESCSTAAFKHGRTETIRPATIHTKQCSHAFVCEPGKHSATELRAMLSECSKYHGQLTKEAAMGQGFDRHLFALRYLSNSKGQGLHSLYADPAYAAINHNILSTSTLTSPAVNLGGFAPVVPDGFGVGYGVHDNWIGCNVSSYPARNVHEFLQCVQKSLEDIFSVLEGKPLS, translated from the exons ATGGCAGGTCTGCTTTCAGTGCAGTGTTTAGCCTCTTTGAGGACACCTGGGAGTCTAATTCATGCGAGAAGCGCTGCTTTGGGGATTCATACGCGACACTACAGCAGCAAAAAATCCTCTTCGTCGGAGTATTTGCACCAAAGCGTGGTGCCGTCGATGCATTACCAGAAGAGCCTCCCCAG ACTACCCATACCCAAACTGGAGGATACAATCAGGAGGTATTTAGCTGCCCAGAAGCCTCTGTTGGGTGATGACCAGTTCAG AGCAACAGAGAAACTTGCTCAGGATTTCCAGAACGGTGTGGGGAAGCAGCTGCACGAAGAGCTGGTCGCtcaggacaaaaacaacaaacacacaagctacATCTCAG GGCCGTGGTTCGACATGTATCTCTCTGCACGCGACTCCGTGGTGCTCAACTTCAACCCCTTCATGTCCTTCAATCCCGACCCCAAGACGGAGTACAACGACCAGCTGTTGCGCGCGACCAACATGGTGTGTTCAGCGGTGCGCTTCATGAAAACCCTCCGGGCTGGTCTACTGGAGCCAGAGGTTTTCCACCTGAACCCGGCCAAAAGCGACACGGACGGATTCAAGAACCTGATCCGTTGGGTCCCGTCCTCCTTGTCTTGGTATGGAGCCTACATGGTGAATGCCTACCCCCTGGACATGTCGCAGTACTTTCGCCTCTTTAACTCAACTCGGATTCCAAAGCGCGGCCGGGATGAGCTCTTCACCGATGATAAGGGGCGACATCTGCTAGTGATGAGGAAAGGCAACATGTACGTGTTTGACATTGTAGACAGGGATGGGAATTTGGTGAAGCCTGCAGAGGTCCAGTCACACTTTAAGTACATTTTGTCTGATTCGACGCCAGCGCCCGAGTTCCCTCTGGGCGTCCTGACCAGTGAGAACAGAGACGTTTGGGCCGGGCTCAGGGAGAAGCTCCTCGCAGCTGGAAATGCAGAGGAGTTGCGGGTCGTCGACAGCgcccttttctgtctctgtctggaTGATGAGAGCATGCGGGACCATATTCACATCTCCCACAACATGCTGCATGGGGATGGCTGCAACCGCTGGTACGACAAGTCCTTCACCATCATCCTCACTAAAGACGGACAGGCTGCTATTAACTTCGAGCACTCCTGGGGCGACGGAGTAGCTGTGCTTCGCTTTCAGAACGAGGTCTTTAAAGACACAACGGAGCAGCCGCTGGTACACCCGGGTTCTGCTCCGGCCGCTGTGGATTCAGCCTCCGCTGTGCGCAGGCTTCAGTTCAACCTGGACGGCGAGCTGAAGAACGGCATCAAAAAAGCAAAGGAGAACTTCGACTCGGCCGTGTCGAAGCTCACCATCGACGCCATGGAGTTCAAGAAGGGCGGGAAGGAACAGTTGAAGAAGAGCAAGCTGAGTCCAGATGCTGTCGCCCAGCTGGCTTTTCAGATGGGCTTCCTGAGGCAGTACGGACAGACGGTAGCCACGTACGAGTCCTGCAGCACCGCAGCGTTCAAGCACGGCCGCACGGAGACCATCCGCCCGGCCACGATACACACCAAGCAGTGCTCGCACGCCTTTGTCTGCGAGCCAGGCAAACACAGTGCGACGGAGTTGCGGGCCATGCTCAGTGAATGCTCAAAATATCACGGGCAGCTCACCAAAGAAGCCGCTATGG GTCAAGGTTTTGACCGTCACCTGTTCGCTCTGCGGTACCTGTCCAACTCAAAAGGCCAAGGTCTGCACAGCCTGTACGCGGATCCAGCTTACGCCgccatcaaccacaacattttgTCCACCAGCACCCTCACCAGCCCCGCCGTCAATCTCGGCGGCTTCGCCCCGGTGGTGCCCGATGGCTTCGGCGTGGGCTACGGCGTCCACGACAACTGGATCGGCTGCAACGTGTCCAGTTATCCAGCTCGCAACGTCCACGAGTTCCTGCAGTGTGTCCAAAAGTCTTTAGAGGACATTTTCAGTGTCCTAGAAGGGAAGCCACTCAGCTAA